The following are encoded together in the Astyanax mexicanus isolate ESR-SI-001 chromosome 8, AstMex3_surface, whole genome shotgun sequence genome:
- the oxa1l gene encoding mitochondrial inner membrane protein OXA1L: MAALRGRGVPGCLTTRLLKQINTAGVSALPAAAARSGYFEQKSHLHTVRRSSGPFIQALIGCHNHGRILLVSAVAVRHNSSQMAGETVLVVNPPTDTPTPLSASTPVADPTPVADPTPIADPTPVTYSTPVADPTPVADPAPVLTQSVTEQIVEAPVTAMDVLQEAGAELSLTDLGLGNYTPVGLIQNLLEFMHVNIGLPWWCAIVAGTIIARCAVFPAIVKGQREAVKLNNVLPEMTKISNRMNEAKHSGNKFEFSKAYSELMMFYKKHDVNPVRGFLVPLVQAPVFISFFIALRQMAYLPVPSLQTGGLGWFTDLTAADPYFILPFAVTGTMFAIVELGAESGLDNPNLRAMKTVFRIMPLVILPMTINFPTAVFVYWLTSNVFSLGQVALLRHPAVRKKLRIPERKTHPPSALPPNEGFIKSIKKGIHNAQLAQQLEEREKRIKGHLDMASKGPLRQTFAHNPLQQTSASMSTAKLPSPKQGQQTGQQAKQQESGKKRPWEETIG; this comes from the exons ATGGCTGCGCTCAGGGGCAGAGGGGTGCCTGGCTGTTTAACGAcgagattattaaaacagatcaaCACAGCGGgcgtttcagcgctgcccgcggcggCCGCGCGGAGCGGG TATTTTGAACAGAAATCACATCTTCACACGGTCAGAAGAAGCAGTGGTCCTTTCATCCAGGCCCTAATAGGCTGCCATAACCATGGACGGATACTGCTGGTCAGTGCTGTGGCAGTGCGCCATAACAGCTCACAG ATGGCAGGTGAAACAGTGCTTGTTGTTAACCCACCAACAGACACACCAACACCTCTTTCAGCATCCACACCCGTCGCTGACCCCACACCCGTCGCTGACCCCACACCCATTGCTGACCCCACACCTGTCACTTACTCCACACCTGTCGCTGACCCCACACCCGTTGCTGACCCCGCACCGGTACTCACACAGTCAGTAACAGAACAAATTGTGGAGGCCCCTGTCACGGCAATGGATGTCCTGCAGGAGGCAGGAGCAGAACTCAGCCTAACTGATTTGGGTCTCGGAAACTACACACCAGTGGGCCTGATTCAGAACTTATTGGAATTCATGCATGTCAACATTGGGCTTCCATGGTGGTGTGCCATCGTTGCAG GTACCATCATAGCTCGCTGTGCTGTGTTCCCGGCTATTGTAAAGGGCCAGCGAGAGGCAGTTAAGTTAAACAACGTCCTTCCAGAGATGACGAAGATAAGCAATCGCATGAACGAGGCAAAGCATAGCGGCAACAAATTTGAGT TTTCTAAGGCATACTCTGAATTGATGATGTTCTATAAGAAGCATGATGTGAACCCTGTTCGTGGGTTCCTGGTGCCTTTGGTGCAG gcACCAGTTTTTATCTCCTTCTTCATAGCCTTGCGTCAGATGGCCTATCTGCCTGTGCCCAGTTTGCAGACAGGCGGTTTGGGATGGTTCACAGACTTAACTGCAgcagacccatattttattcttCCATTTGCAGTCACTGGAACAATGTTTGCAATTGTGGAG TTGGGGGCAGAGTCTGGTCTTGATAATCCAAATCTGAGAGCAATGAAGACGGTCTTCAGAATCATGCCACTTGTCATCTTGCCAATGACTATTAACTTTCCTACG gcGGTGTTTGTCTACTGGTTGACCTCAAACGTCTTCTCTCTGGGTCAGGTTGCCTTGCTGAGGCATCCTGCAGTGAGGAAGAAGTTGCGCATCCCAGAACGGAAAACTCACCCTCCGTCTGCACTGCCTCCTAATGAGGGCTTTATTAAGAGCATCAAGAAAG GAATTCATAATGCCCAGTTGGCTCAGCagctggaagagagagagaagaggattAAGGGACACCTTGACATGGCATCAAAAG GCCCTCTGAGGCAGACCTTTGCCCACAATCCCCTTCAGCAGACATCAGCATCCATGTCTACAGCGAAACTGCCCAGTCCAAAGCAAGGACAACAAACAGGACAACAAGCAAAACAGCAAGAAAGTGGAAAGAAGCGGCCCTGGGAGGAAACGATAGGTTAA